The genomic window CGGACGGTCCCGTCGCGACGCGACCGGGCATCCTCGTGCTCACGACGTTCAACCGCGAGGACTACCTGTTCCAGGCGCTCGAGGCGGGGGCGAGCGGGTTCCTCCTCAAGAACTCGAGCCCCGAGCAGCTGATCGACGCCGTGCAGGTGGTCGCCCGCGGCGATGCCCTGCTGTCGCCCGACGTCACGCGCGCGGTCATCGCGGCGGCCAGCTCGTCCGCCGGGCGTTTCCGCGCTCGTCAGGAGTTCCCGCCCGACCGGTCGGCCTCGCCCGGAACAGGCACGGCGCCCGAGGAAGCCGGCGCGCTTGCAACCCTCACCGAGCGCGAGCGGGAGGTGCTGGAGCTGCTCGCGCAGGGCATCTCGAACGCCGAGATCGCGGCGAAGCTCTGGGTGGGCGAGGCGACCGTGAAGACGCACGTGTCGAAGGTGCTGCAGAAGCTCGGCCTGCGCGACCGCGTGCACGCCGTCGTCTACGCGTACGAGCACGGCGTGGTGCAGCCGGGCGCCTGAGCGGGGTCAGCGGCGAAGCCGCGGGCGAATGGGGCCTGCACTGCCATACTCGTCGCATGCTCGACCACCCGCCGCCGCTCGCCGACCCGGATGCGCCCGCCGACTGGTATCCGGATCCCGAGTCGAACTCGCTGCTTCGGTGGTGGGACGGCGCTACGTGGACGGATGAGGTGAAGCCGCCGGAAGAGTACTTCGACGCAGAGTGGTGGCATCCGTACTGGATCACCGAACGCCCCCTCACCTGGGCGAGGGCGATGCTCGATCGCATCGTCGGACAACTGATCGGTCGGCTTCCGTCCGCTCGCGACTGACCGCGATCCCGAGATCGTCACGTACCAGGGGGCGGAGTGGCCTCGCTCAGTCCCCCCGGCCGGCGCGGCCTGCCCGGGCGTCTGAGAGATCGACACCGTCGCCCGTCCTCGCCGTGTCGGGCGCCCCGTCACCGTCGCCGTCTGCCGCTTCCCCCGCGTCGTCCGGCGCCGTGAGGTACTGCTTCGACAGCACCCGGTACGACTTGGTCGTGAATGCCAGGAGTGCGAGCACGACCATCGCGAGGCCCGCGATCAGGAACACGAGCGCGATGCCGCGGGCCTCGCCGTCTCCGAGGAGCCAGCCCCACGTCGCGCGGCCGGAGCCGGTCTCCATGTAGGGGATGAGCCAGAACTCGGCGATCGGCGCGATCAGGAACGCGGTGACCGGTGCCGCCGCCGATTCGACCGCCGCGGCGAACCCGAACACCCGGCCCTGCTTGCGGAACGGCACGACCTTCTGGATCACGGTCTGCTCGGACGCCTCCACCGCGGGGATGAGGCACATGTAGGCCCAGATGCCGAGCGCGTACAGCCACCACCACTCGCGGATCGTGAAGAGCGCACCGAGCACGCCCATCGCGATCACGACGATCAGCATCGTGCGGATCGGGTTCTTCCCGAGGCCGAACTTCGCGATCGCGAGGCCGCCGATGATGAACCCGGTCGCGGTGACGCCGAGCACGACGCCCCAGGCCTCGACCGAGAACAACTCGAGGCCGTACGGGTCCATCAGCGCCATGTACACGCCGCCGATGAGGTTGTTGAAGGTCGAGAAGATGATGAGTGCGAA from Agromyces sp. LHK192 includes these protein-coding regions:
- a CDS encoding response regulator transcription factor, yielding MTIRVLVVDDQALVRGGFRTILDSEPGIEVVGEASDGAAAVAAVAELDPDVVCMDVQMPGMDGLEATRRIVADRADSIDADGPVATRPGILVLTTFNREDYLFQALEAGASGFLLKNSSPEQLIDAVQVVARGDALLSPDVTRAVIAAASSSAGRFRARQEFPPDRSASPGTGTAPEEAGALATLTEREREVLELLAQGISNAEIAAKLWVGEATVKTHVSKVLQKLGLRDRVHAVVYAYEHGVVQPGA
- a CDS encoding DUF2510 domain-containing protein, encoding MLDHPPPLADPDAPADWYPDPESNSLLRWWDGATWTDEVKPPEEYFDAEWWHPYWITERPLTWARAMLDRIVGQLIGRLPSARD
- a CDS encoding MFS transporter, with product MRTFLQVLVNTALANVTTSFLWFALTFWVYLETRSVLATGIIGGAYMLLIAFFAMLFGSIVDRHRKLQVMIFSSLVTLASFVIAGVLYLLQPESALVDLGGPWFWAFSGIILFGSVVEHMRNIALSTTVTLLVPEERHANANGMVGTVQGIAFIVTSVFSGLAIGLLGMGWTLVIAIALTLVALVHLLFLKVPEEQPVPAEGERAATIDFRGSVRAVRNAPGLFALIIFSTFNNLIGGVYMALMDPYGLELFSVEAWGVVLGVTATGFIIGGLAIAKFGLGKNPIRTMLIVVIAMGVLGALFTIREWWWLYALGIWAYMCLIPAVEASEQTVIQKVVPFRKQGRVFGFAAAVESAAAPVTAFLIAPIAEFWLIPYMETGSGRATWGWLLGDGEARGIALVFLIAGLAMVVLALLAFTTKSYRVLSKQYLTAPDDAGEAADGDGDGAPDTARTGDGVDLSDARAGRAGRGD